A window of the Penaeus monodon isolate SGIC_2016 chromosome 11, NSTDA_Pmon_1, whole genome shotgun sequence genome harbors these coding sequences:
- the LOC119578560 gene encoding trypsin-1-like — translation MYALIHKYCSIFSIPETSDFVPTSRIVGGTTIKSRHKYPWYVGLHHAYLPDSVCGGSIINVQYIPTAAHCIAGYCQFLSVSIADYNQHSAADDVRGVTRLAQIDRCIFHDNYDSRTMDNGIGLIRLKEKLSLTANEDLRSVYLPESRKNTYEGILGTVYGWGRLGSGGPVPDVLQEVSLPILGKACTGRVIAGSMITSQMMCAGVPEGGKNSCQGDSGGPLTVEEKGKTVIVGLVSFGDSCSLPGSPGVYTRVSEYLDWISRIPRCPQCIIYEW, via the coding sequence atgtatgcgctCATACACAAATACTGTAGTATTTTTTCAATTCCAGAGACATCTGATTTCGTCCCAACCTCCCGTATTGTAGGTGGAACGACGATCAAATCTCGCCACAAGTACCCATGGTACGTCGGGCTGCATCATGCATATCTTCCCGACAGCGTATGCGGCGGGTCCATCATCAACGTCCAGTACATTCCTACCGCTGCTCACTGCATTGCCGGCTATTGCCAATTCTTGTCCGTTAGCATTGCGGATTACAATCAACATTCTGCAGCCGACGACGTGAGGGGGGTAACCCGCCTCGCACAGATTGACAGGTGTATTTTTCACGATAATTATGACAGTAGAACCATGGATAATGGTATTGGTCTCATCCGCCTGAAGGAAAAGCTAAGCCTAACAGCAAACGAAGATCTCCGATCCGTTTATCTCCCAGAGTCTCGTAAAAATACTTACGAAGGTATATTGGGAACTGTATATGGCTGGGGGAGACTTGGCAGTGGTGGCCCTGTTCCGGATGTTTTACAAGAAGTCAGTCTTCCCATCCTGGGTAAGGCATGCACTGGCAGAGTTATAGCAGGCTCCATGATCACTTCACAGATGATGTGTGCAGGCGTCCCTGAGGGGGGGAAGAATTCGTGTCAGGGGGACTCTGGAGGCCCTCTCACTgtcgaagagaaggggaaaacagtAATAGTCGGCCTCGTATCCTTCGGTGATTCCTGCAGCCTCCCAGGCTCTCCCGGTGTGTACACGCGCGTCTCTGAATATTTAGACTGGATCAGCAGAATACCGAGATGCCCACAATGTATCATCTATGAATGGTAA